In the Clostridium beijerinckii genome, one interval contains:
- a CDS encoding MaoC family dehydratase: MQGLSIDKIKVGDKTSVVKTIGESDVYLFAGITGDLNPAHTNQVTAKETIFKGRIAHGILVSGLISTCFGMQLPGPGTIYLSQNLKFTAPVHFGDTITAEIEAIEVIEDRNRVKFKTVCTNQDGKVVIDGEAMVMPPKKTA; the protein is encoded by the coding sequence ATGCAAGGATTAAGTATTGATAAGATAAAAGTAGGAGACAAAACTTCAGTCGTAAAGACTATTGGTGAATCAGATGTATATTTATTTGCTGGAATTACTGGAGATTTAAATCCAGCACATACAAATCAAGTTACAGCAAAAGAAACAATATTTAAAGGGAGAATTGCACATGGTATATTAGTATCAGGTCTTATTTCGACATGTTTTGGTATGCAGCTTCCAGGACCAGGTACAATTTATTTATCACAAAACCTTAAATTTACTGCACCAGTTCACTTTGGAGATACAATAACAGCAGAAATAGAGGCTATAGAAGTGATTGAAGATAGAAATAGAGTAAAGTTCAAGACAGTATGTACTAATCAGGACGGAAAAGTAGTTATTGACGGCGAAGCAATGGTTATGCCACCTAAAAAAACAGCATAA
- a CDS encoding electron transfer flavoprotein subunit alpha/FixB family protein, giving the protein MNIADYKGVWVFAEQREGELQKVSLELLGEGRRIADELGVNLTALLLGSNIEGLAKTLAEHGADEVLVADDKNLEHYTTDAYTKVICDLANERKPGILFVGATFIGRDLGPRIAARLSTGLTADCTSIDVDVTNGDLLATRPAFGGNLMATIACPEHRPQMATVRPGVFAKITTDPSKCKIEKVDVKLEDSDVRTKVLETIKAKKDIVDIAEADFIVSGGRGVGNKENFQLLKELAEALGGTVAGSRAAVEKGWIDGAYQVGQTGKTVRPQIYIACGISGAIQHVAGMQDSDLIIAVNKDDSAPIMKIADYAIVGDLTKVVPELIAQVKEIKSAE; this is encoded by the coding sequence ATGAATATAGCAGATTACAAAGGCGTTTGGGTCTTTGCTGAACAAAGAGAAGGCGAATTACAAAAAGTATCTTTAGAACTACTTGGTGAAGGTAGAAGAATTGCTGATGAATTAGGAGTAAATCTTACAGCTTTATTATTAGGTAGCAACATAGAAGGATTAGCAAAAACTTTAGCAGAGCACGGTGCAGATGAAGTTTTAGTTGCTGATGATAAAAACTTAGAACACTATACAACTGATGCTTACACAAAAGTTATTTGTGATTTAGCAAATGAAAGAAAACCAGGAATATTATTCGTAGGAGCTACTTTCATCGGAAGAGATTTAGGTCCAAGAATAGCTGCTAGATTATCAACAGGATTAACAGCAGACTGTACATCAATTGACGTTGATGTTACAAATGGCGATCTTTTAGCTACAAGACCAGCATTTGGTGGTAACCTAATGGCTACAATTGCTTGTCCAGAACATAGACCACAAATGGCAACAGTAAGACCAGGAGTATTTGCAAAGATTACAACTGATCCATCTAAATGTAAAATTGAAAAAGTTGATGTTAAATTAGAAGATAGCGATGTAAGAACTAAAGTTTTAGAAACTATAAAAGCTAAGAAAGATATCGTTGATATAGCTGAAGCAGATTTCATTGTATCAGGTGGTAGAGGAGTTGGAAACAAAGAAAACTTCCAATTACTTAAAGAATTAGCAGAAGCTCTAGGCGGAACTGTGGCTGGATCAAGAGCAGCTGTAGAAAAAGGATGGATTGATGGAGCATATCAAGTAGGTCAAACTGGTAAGACTGTTAGACCTCAAATATATATAGCTTGTGGTATTTCTGGAGCTATCCAACACGTTGCTGGTATGCAAGATTCAGATTTAATCATTGCTGTAAATAAAGATGATTCAGCTCCAATAATGAAAATTGCTGACTATGCAATAGTTGGTGATCTTACTAAAGTAGTACCAGAATTAATAGCTCAAGTTAAAGAAATAAAGAGCGCTGAATAA
- a CDS encoding DUF4118 domain-containing protein, producing MIFILGVIIVNIKTRGYILGFVCSTISVILFNYLFTKPRYSLHVIGRGIKYLSRLLERTVICYLAQENKLSTSFIYTVIKGGKDRSLLNKDEEAAAYWTFVNDKESGAGTNTFYGAKGYYIHLNYIRRN from the coding sequence ATGATTTTTATTTTAGGAGTTATTATTGTAAATATTAAAACCAGAGGGTATATTTTAGGATTTGTATGTTCTACAATTAGCGTGATTTTATTTAATTATCTGTTTACAAAACCTAGATATTCATTACATGTTATAGGGAGAGGTATAAAATACTTATCTAGGTTATTAGAAAGAACAGTTATCTGCTACTTGGCACAAGAAAATAAGCTATCAACTTCATTTATTTATACAGTAATTAAAGGGGGAAAAGATAGAAGTTTATTAAATAAGGATGAAGAAGCTGCTGCGTATTGGACATTTGTAAATGATAAAGAATCTGGTGCAGGTACTAACACTTTTTATGGGGCAAAAGGATATTATATTCATTTAAATTATATCAGAAGAAACTAA
- a CDS encoding type II toxin-antitoxin system HicA family toxin encodes MNWIIKFNQLEKENTDKTLDILGKYDKYKYELLDEVYIKAHNLKYSIGKLIDKLNINAIVGDPLKEEVEKLVKEYIQMKDDYENSRDKMKEYMYVCGSEAAQLKCTMIQIVSRFISAKKDLLMFNRRMDAFTKKLINMYSEFDMGSMGEIEVLQDVYWDLMTIKDIIDTRNKEYDERVELLEKLKKNQKKDYFKIFDYKEMIDLAEKNEYKQVRQSGDHIIMQHNKTNKIVPIPAHELKYGLMIQIQKQIHANKAS; translated from the coding sequence ATGAACTGGATAATAAAATTTAATCAATTAGAAAAAGAAAATACAGATAAAACATTGGACATTTTAGGAAAATATGATAAGTACAAGTATGAGCTACTGGATGAAGTGTATATAAAAGCTCACAACTTGAAATACTCAATTGGTAAATTAATAGATAAATTAAATATAAATGCTATTGTAGGTGATCCATTAAAAGAAGAAGTAGAAAAACTGGTTAAAGAGTATATTCAAATGAAAGATGATTATGAAAATAGCAGAGATAAGATGAAAGAATATATGTACGTTTGTGGAAGTGAAGCAGCACAGCTAAAATGTACCATGATTCAAATTGTAAGTAGATTTATAAGTGCAAAGAAAGATCTTCTTATGTTTAATAGAAGAATGGATGCATTTACTAAAAAGCTTATTAATATGTATTCTGAATTTGATATGGGATCCATGGGTGAAATTGAGGTATTGCAAGATGTTTATTGGGATCTTATGACAATTAAAGATATAATTGATACAAGAAATAAAGAGTATGATGAGAGAGTAGAATTATTAGAAAAGCTTAAAAAAAATCAAAAAAAAGATTATTTTAAGATATTTGATTATAAAGAAATGATTGATTTAGCAGAGAAAAATGAGTATAAGCAGGTAAGGCAAAGCGGAGATCATATTATTATGCAACATAATAAAACTAATAAAATAGTACCAATTCCTGCTCATGAATTAAAATATGGGTTAATGATTCAGATACAAAAGCAAATTCATGCTAATAAAGCAAGTTAA
- a CDS encoding acyl-CoA dehydrogenase — protein MNFKLTREQQLVQQMVREFAVNEVKPIAAEIDETERFPMENVEKMAKIKMMGIPFSKEFGGAGGDVLSYIIAVEELSKVCGTTGVILSAHTSLCASVINENGTNEQRAKYLPDLCSGKKIGAFGLTEPGAGTDAAGQQTTAVLEGDHYVLNGSKIFITNGGVAETFIIFAMTDKSQGTKGISAFIVEKSFPGFSIGKLENKMGIRASSTTELVMENCIVPKENLLSKEGKGFGIAMKTLDGGRIGIAAQALGIAEGAFEEAVNYMKERKQFNKPLSAFQGLQWYIAEMDVKIQAAKYLVYLAATKKQAGEPYSVDAARAKLFAADVAMEVTTKAVQIFGGYGYTKEYPVERMMRDAKICEIYEGTSEVQKMVIAGSILR, from the coding sequence ATGAATTTTAAGTTAACTAGAGAACAACAATTAGTACAACAAATGGTTAGAGAATTCGCAGTAAATGAAGTTAAGCCAATAGCTGCTGAAATCGACGAAACAGAAAGATTCCCTATGGAAAACGTTGAAAAAATGGCTAAGATTAAAATGATGGGTATCCCATTTTCAAAAGAATTTGGTGGAGCAGGCGGAGATGTTCTTTCATATATAATAGCTGTGGAAGAATTATCAAAAGTTTGTGGTACTACAGGAGTTATTCTTTCAGCGCATACATCATTATGTGCATCAGTAATTAATGAAAATGGAACTAACGAACAAAGAGCAAAATATTTGCCAGATCTTTGTAGTGGTAAGAAAATCGGTGCTTTCGGATTAACAGAACCAGGCGCTGGTACAGATGCTGCAGGACAACAAACAACTGCTGTATTAGAAGGAGACCATTATGTATTAAATGGTTCAAAAATCTTCATAACAAATGGTGGAGTTGCTGAAACTTTCATAATATTTGCTATGACAGATAAGAGTCAAGGAACAAAAGGAATTTCTGCATTCATAGTAGAAAAGTCATTCCCAGGATTCTCAATAGGAAAATTAGAAAACAAGATGGGGATCAGAGCATCTTCAACTACTGAGTTAGTTATGGAAAACTGCATAGTACCAAAAGAAAACCTACTTAGCAAAGAAGGTAAGGGATTTGGTATAGCAATGAAAACTCTTGATGGAGGAAGAATTGGTATAGCTGCTCAAGCTTTAGGTATTGCAGAAGGAGCTTTTGAAGAAGCTGTTAACTATATGAAAGAAAGAAAACAGTTTAATAAACCATTATCAGCATTCCAAGGATTACAATGGTATATAGCTGAAATGGATGTTAAAATCCAAGCTGCTAAATACTTAGTATACCTAGCTGCAACAAAGAAGCAAGCTGGTGAGCCTTACTCAGTGGATGCTGCAAGAGCTAAATTATTTGCTGCAGATGTTGCAATGGAAGTTACAACTAAAGCAGTTCAAATCTTTGGTGGATATGGTTACACTAAAGAATACCCAGTAGAAAGAATGATGAGAGATGCTAAAATATGCGAAATCTACGAAGGAACTTCAGAAGTTCAAAAGATGGTTATCGCAGGAAGCATTTTAAGATAG
- a CDS encoding helix-turn-helix domain-containing protein encodes MNITGKILKNLRLNKNITLDQLADEINEMFKISITGSMLSKWETGKANPIYDHLIRLASYYNVTTDFLLGVNQDEKLDLGTTTTNNNNLDKNGKFRCSKKPNNIKRLVKLLEDDKITNKDVVILKDLVQVLISKKHKNLYR; translated from the coding sequence ATGAATATTACTGGCAAAATTCTTAAAAATCTTAGGTTAAATAAGAATATTACATTAGATCAATTAGCAGATGAAATTAATGAAATGTTTAAAATTAGTATTACTGGCAGTATGCTTTCTAAATGGGAAACTGGTAAAGCAAATCCTATATATGATCACTTAATAAGATTAGCTTCATATTATAATGTTACTACAGATTTCCTCTTAGGCGTTAATCAAGATGAAAAATTAGATCTGGGAACCACTACTACTAATAATAATAATTTAGATAAAAACGGAAAATTTCGTTGTTCTAAAAAACCTAACAATATTAAACGTTTAGTAAAACTATTGGAAGATGATAAAATTACAAATAAGGATGTGGTAATTTTAAAAGATTTGGTTCAGGTTTTAATATCCAAAAAACATAAGAATCTCTATAGATAA
- a CDS encoding thiol reductase thioredoxin yields MFEKDSYEENVKLFEKVISTQAEELLSNEDLAAIYIGRATCPFCRKFAKKLSGLTNKINTTIYYVDSSNFSDDLIASFREKYNIVTVPGFIVSKNREIEVRCDSSLSEDEILNLLK; encoded by the coding sequence ATGTTTGAAAAAGATAGCTATGAAGAGAATGTAAAGTTATTTGAAAAAGTAATTTCTACACAAGCAGAAGAATTATTATCTAATGAAGACTTAGCTGCTATCTATATTGGTCGTGCAACATGCCCATTTTGCCGTAAATTTGCTAAGAAATTAAGTGGCTTAACTAATAAAATTAACACAACAATTTACTATGTAGATAGTTCTAATTTTTCAGATGATTTAATTGCCTCATTTAGAGAAAAATATAATATTGTAACTGTACCAGGATTTATTGTTAGTAAAAATAGAGAAATAGAGGTTCGCTGCGATTCTTCACTTTCAGAGGATGAAATATTAAATCTGTTAAAGTAA
- a CDS encoding KUP/HAK/KT family potassium transporter yields MKSTIKHNDVSKLSLGGILVALGVVYGDIGTSPLYVMKSIVQGNGGLENISENFILGSLSLIFWTITILTTIKYVFVTLKADNKGEGGIFSLFTLVRNRAKWLIIPAMVGGSALLADGMLTPVVSVTSAVEGLELIPSFNALFGSNQDIIITIVIVILSILFFIQHFGTDLIGKMFGPVMLVWFSMLAILGIMQISHDWTLLRALSPYYAIKILLSNENKLGFFILGSVFLATTGAEALYSDLGHAGRKNIYASWPFVKICLLLNYFGQGAWVLSAIRNPLYTNVEGLNPFFQMVPHSFLICSIIISTLATIIASQALISGSFTLVSEAIKLNLFPRLHIMYPSRYKGQLYIPSINKLLWIVCIGLILHFRSSENMEGAYGLSITVTMLMTTILLFNYLLKQKISSAIAISMLVFFGTFEVSFFIANAVKFMHGGYVAVLIALTFLSVMYIWIQGHHTKIRLLQYVKIEDYKAQLNLLRKDTDRPKYATNLVYLTNSEYAEKIERNIMYSILDKRPKKADVYWFVNIVVTDNPYDAEYEVETFGTFYIVKVQLRLGFRMEQRLNMYLRQISTELVKSGEINIQSRNYTIMPDRKVGDFRFSLIVEQLSYETELNFWESFIYRAKLFIKRFTVSPTKWFGLDTSDVDIENVPLFLGSCNKETLKRVSK; encoded by the coding sequence ATGAAATCAACGATAAAACATAATGATGTCAGTAAATTAAGTCTAGGAGGAATCTTAGTTGCGTTAGGCGTAGTTTATGGAGATATTGGAACTTCACCTCTTTATGTAATGAAATCAATTGTTCAAGGTAATGGTGGGTTGGAAAATATATCTGAAAATTTTATTCTTGGATCTTTATCATTAATTTTTTGGACGATAACTATTTTAACAACAATAAAATATGTTTTTGTTACATTAAAGGCGGATAATAAAGGTGAGGGAGGAATTTTCTCTCTTTTTACTCTGGTTCGTAATCGTGCAAAGTGGCTTATTATTCCAGCTATGGTTGGTGGTTCGGCCTTACTTGCTGATGGGATGTTGACCCCTGTTGTATCTGTAACTTCGGCGGTTGAAGGATTAGAGCTTATTCCAAGTTTTAACGCTCTTTTTGGTAGTAATCAAGATATTATTATTACCATTGTAATAGTAATATTAAGTATACTTTTTTTTATTCAACATTTTGGAACTGATTTAATCGGAAAAATGTTTGGACCAGTAATGCTTGTGTGGTTTTCGATGTTGGCAATTTTAGGAATTATGCAAATTTCTCATGATTGGACACTATTACGTGCATTGTCTCCATACTATGCAATAAAGATTCTTCTTAGCAATGAAAATAAATTAGGATTCTTTATTCTGGGCAGCGTATTTTTAGCAACCACAGGTGCGGAAGCATTGTATTCGGACCTTGGGCATGCTGGAAGGAAAAATATTTATGCATCTTGGCCTTTTGTTAAAATCTGCTTATTATTAAATTATTTTGGTCAAGGAGCTTGGGTTTTATCTGCTATAAGAAACCCACTGTATACAAATGTAGAAGGCTTAAATCCATTTTTTCAAATGGTCCCACATAGCTTTTTGATTTGCAGTATAATAATTTCAACTTTGGCTACAATTATTGCTTCTCAAGCATTAATTTCAGGATCGTTTACTCTTGTTTCTGAAGCGATTAAATTAAATTTATTTCCTAGATTACATATAATGTATCCATCTAGATATAAAGGACAATTGTATATTCCTTCAATTAATAAACTTTTATGGATTGTTTGTATTGGACTTATTCTACACTTTAGAAGTTCTGAAAATATGGAAGGTGCCTATGGATTATCAATTACTGTCACTATGCTGATGACAACCATTCTACTATTTAACTATTTATTAAAACAAAAGATTTCATCTGCCATTGCCATTAGTATGTTAGTTTTCTTTGGTACATTTGAAGTTTCTTTCTTTATTGCAAATGCTGTTAAGTTTATGCATGGTGGATATGTAGCAGTTTTAATTGCTTTAACGTTCTTATCCGTTATGTATATATGGATCCAAGGTCACCACACTAAAATTCGCTTATTACAGTATGTGAAAATTGAAGATTATAAAGCACAGCTAAATCTCTTGCGAAAAGATACTGATAGACCTAAATATGCAACAAATCTTGTATATTTAACTAATTCAGAGTATGCAGAGAAAATTGAAAGAAATATAATGTACTCTATCTTAGATAAAAGACCTAAGAAAGCAGATGTGTATTGGTTTGTTAATATTGTTGTTACTGATAATCCTTATGATGCGGAATATGAAGTGGAAACCTTTGGAACATTTTATATAGTAAAAGTTCAATTAAGGCTTGGTTTTAGAATGGAACAGAGATTAAATATGTATTTACGTCAGATTTCTACTGAATTAGTTAAAAGTGGAGAAATAAATATTCAATCTAGAAACTATACTATTATGCCCGATAGAAAAGTTGGCGATTTTCGTTTCTCTTTAATTGTAGAACAGCTTTCATATGAAACAGAATTGAATTTTTGGGAATCCTTCATATACAGAGCTAAGTTGTTTATAAAAAGATTTACTGTTTCTCCGACAAAATGGTTTGGACTTGATACTAGTGATGTTGATATTGAAAATGTCCCGCTCTTTTTAGGCAGCTGTAATAAGGAAACATTAAAAAGAGTTTCAAAATAA
- a CDS encoding electron transfer flavoprotein subunit beta/FixA family protein: MNIVVCVKQVPDTTAVKIDPKTGTLIRDGVPSIMNPEDKHALEGALQLKEKVGGKVTVISMGLPMAKAVLREALCMGADEAVLLTDRALGGADTLATSKALAGVIAKLDYDLVFAGRQAIDGDTAQVGPEIAEHLNIPQVTYVQDVKVEGNTLIVNRALEDGHQVVEVKTPCLLTAIEELNETRYMNVVDIFETSDDEIKVMSAADIDVDVAELGLKGSPTKVKKSMTKEVKGAGEIVREAPKNAAYYVVGKLKEKHYI; the protein is encoded by the coding sequence ATGAATATAGTAGTTTGTGTAAAACAAGTTCCAGATACTACAGCAGTAAAAATTGATCCTAAAACTGGTACATTAATAAGAGATGGTGTTCCATCAATAATGAATCCAGAGGATAAACACGCTTTAGAAGGTGCATTACAATTAAAAGAAAAAGTTGGAGGAAAAGTTACTGTAATAAGTATGGGACTTCCAATGGCTAAAGCAGTATTAAGAGAAGCATTATGTATGGGAGCTGATGAAGCTGTCCTATTAACAGATAGAGCACTTGGAGGAGCAGATACTTTAGCTACTTCAAAGGCACTTGCAGGAGTAATAGCTAAATTAGATTATGATTTGGTATTTGCTGGAAGACAAGCAATTGATGGAGATACTGCACAAGTAGGACCAGAAATAGCAGAACATTTAAACATTCCTCAAGTAACTTACGTTCAAGACGTTAAAGTTGAAGGAAATACATTAATAGTAAATAGAGCACTAGAAGATGGACATCAAGTAGTAGAAGTTAAAACTCCATGTCTATTAACTGCAATCGAAGAATTAAATGAAACTAGATATATGAATGTTGTAGATATATTCGAAACTTCAGATGATGAAATCAAAGTTATGAGCGCAGCTGATATAGATGTAGATGTAGCTGAATTAGGGCTTAAAGGCTCACCTACAAAGGTTAAGAAGTCAATGACTAAGGAAGTTAAAGGTGCAGGAGAAATCGTAAGAGAAGCACCTAAAAATGCAGCATACTATGTTGTAGGAAAATTAAAAGAAAAACACTACATCTAA
- a CDS encoding short-chain-enoyl-CoA hydratase, with translation MELKNVILEKEGHLAIVTINRPKALNALNSETLKDLDAVLEDLEKDSNMYTVIVTGAGEKSFVAGADISEMKDLNEEQGKKFGILGNNVFRRLEKLDKPVIAAISGFALGGGCELAMSCDIRIASVKAKFGQPEAGLGITPGFGGTQRLARIVGPGKAKELIYTCDLINAEEAYRIGLVNKVVELESLMDEAKAMANKIAANAPKAVAYCKDAIDRGIQVDIDAAILIEAEDFGKCFATEDQTEGMTAFLERRAEKNFQNK, from the coding sequence ATGGAACTAAAAAATGTGATTCTTGAAAAAGAAGGACATTTAGCTATTGTTACAATCAATAGACCCAAAGCACTAAATGCATTAAATTCAGAAACATTAAAGGATTTAGACGCTGTTTTAGAAGATTTAGAAAAAGACAGCAATATGTATACAGTTATTGTTACTGGTGCTGGTGAAAAATCTTTTGTTGCTGGGGCGGATATTTCAGAAATGAAAGATCTTAATGAAGAACAAGGTAAAAAATTTGGAATTTTAGGAAACAATGTTTTCAGAAGATTAGAAAAATTGGATAAGCCAGTTATTGCAGCTATATCAGGATTTGCTCTTGGTGGTGGATGTGAACTTGCTATGTCTTGTGACATAAGAATAGCTTCAGTAAAAGCTAAATTTGGGCAACCAGAAGCGGGTCTTGGAATTACTCCAGGATTTGGTGGAACTCAAAGATTAGCTAGAATTGTAGGACCAGGAAAGGCTAAAGAATTAATATATACTTGTGATCTTATAAATGCAGAAGAAGCTTATAGAATAGGCTTAGTTAATAAAGTAGTTGAATTAGAAAGTTTAATGGATGAAGCAAAAGCAATGGCTAACAAGATTGCAGCTAATGCTCCAAAAGCAGTTGCATATTGTAAAGATGCTATAGACAGAGGAATACAAGTTGATATAGATGCAGCTATATTAATAGAAGCAGAAGACTTTGGAAAGTGCTTTGCAACAGAAGATCAAACAGAAGGAATGACTGCGTTCTTAGAAAGAAGAGCAGAAAAGAATTTTCAAAATAAATAA
- a CDS encoding nucleotidyltransferase domain-containing protein: MIPINHKKFIDNSIKILKDDFRIVGIATGGSYITNEMDEYSDIDFIIAVDSNHYEEVMDERYKIAANLGTLLSAFTGEHVGEPRLLICLYGPELLHVDLKFVSIDNIAHRVEDPVILWERGNFVSEALKENNARFPIPSLQWIEDRFWVWIHYGAAKIGRGEIFETIEFISSLRQMVIGPLILMKNGELPRGVRKIEFVAPESISLLKETIPSYSIESCIKSLKMIIQIYLELREYFITEDFIKRVEAEKYSINYLNKINHVSNS, from the coding sequence ATGATACCAATAAATCATAAAAAATTTATAGATAACTCAATAAAAATTTTAAAAGATGATTTTAGAATTGTAGGAATTGCAACAGGAGGATCATATATTACAAATGAAATGGACGAATATTCAGATATTGATTTTATAATTGCAGTAGATTCTAACCATTATGAAGAAGTAATGGATGAGCGGTATAAAATAGCAGCAAATCTAGGTACATTGCTATCAGCGTTTACAGGAGAACACGTTGGAGAACCACGACTTTTGATATGTTTATATGGTCCAGAATTACTACATGTTGATTTAAAATTCGTATCAATAGATAATATAGCACATAGAGTTGAAGACCCTGTTATTTTATGGGAAAGAGGTAATTTTGTATCAGAAGCATTAAAAGAAAATAATGCAAGATTTCCAATTCCAAGTTTACAATGGATAGAGGATAGATTTTGGGTTTGGATTCATTATGGAGCTGCAAAAATAGGTAGAGGTGAAATTTTTGAGACTATAGAATTCATATCATCATTAAGGCAAATGGTAATAGGTCCACTAATATTGATGAAAAATGGAGAGCTGCCAAGGGGCGTTAGAAAAATAGAATTTGTTGCTCCAGAGAGCATAAGCTTACTGAAAGAGACTATACCATCATATAGTATTGAAAGTTGTATAAAATCGCTAAAGATGATAATACAAATATATTTGGAATTAAGAGAATACTTTATAACAGAAGATTTTATAAAACGTGTGGAAGCTGAAAAATATTCTATAAATTATTTAAATAAAATAAATCATGTATCAAATAGCTAG